Proteins from a single region of Amblyomma americanum isolate KBUSLIRL-KWMA chromosome 10, ASM5285725v1, whole genome shotgun sequence:
- the LOC144107254 gene encoding uncharacterized protein LOC144107254, whose protein sequence is MTADCARSVRELYSELRFGNPGNIAVSYDGTWMTRGHTSHIGVGTVIELFTGLVLDYVVLCNFCAGCERGPKPDEPSYQAWRADHLCQKNTEKKAGEMEVEAALILFERSLKKNGLRYTTMLSDGDSRAFLALQEADVYGYVKVEKEDCINHVKKRMGTALRNLIAKQKGTENLGGKGKLTGSMITKLSSYYAWALKSHKGDVDSMHKAVMATYRHITSNDEMSDHSLCPSGPNSWCQHNAAASRGEPAPKHRHNLPPHVCKALLPICERLSERKLLERCHRGKTQNSNESLHSLIWALAPKERHASLYTVQAAVAEAVMRFNAGSERTSKIILRELGLNTSAKASKRMTEKDERREHKSARKHAAAENVQGAFKKRHLDNGKQRDYIPGGF, encoded by the coding sequence ATGACCGCTGACTGTGCGCGATCGGTTCGAGAGCTTTACAGTGAATTGCGGTTCGGAAACCCCGGCAACATCGCTGTTTCTTATGACGGCACATGGATGACACGGGGCCACACATCTCACATAGGTGTGGGCACAGTCATAGAACTGTTCACCGGACTTGTGCTCGACTATGTTGTGCTCTGCAATTTTTGTGCCGGCTGCGAACGAGGCCCGAAACCTGATGAGCCATCCTACCAAGCCTGGAGGGCTGACCACCTCTgccaaaaaaacacagaaaaaaaagcgggGGAAATGGAGGTCGAAGCAGCCCTTATACTTTTCGAGAGGTCTCTCAAAAAGAATGGCCTTCGCTACACCACTATGCTGTCAGATGGCGACAGCCGTGCTTTCCTTGCACTGCAAGAAGCAGATGTATATGGCTACGTCAAAGTGgaaaaggaggactgcataaaTCACGTCAAGAAGCGCATGGGGACAGCCCTGCGAAATTTGATTGCCAAGCAGAAAGGGACAGAAAACCTTGGAGGCAAGGGTAAACTAACCGGAAGCATGATCACCAAGTTGAGCTCCTATTATGCTTGGGCACTCAAGTCTCATAAAGGGGACGTGGACTCAATGCACAAAGCTGTGATGGCGACATACCGTCATATTACCTCCAACGATGAGATGTCAGATCACAGTTTGTGCCCATCAGGGCCAAACTCCTGGTGCCAGCACAATGCGGCGGCATCGCGAGGGGAGCCTGCACCAAAGCACCGCCACAACCTTCCACCTCATGTGTGCAAGGCATTGCTTCCCATTTGCGAGCGGTTATCAGAAAGGAAGCTCCTTGAGCGCTGCCACAGGGGCAAGACGCAGAATAGCAACGAGAGTCTGCACTCTCTGATATGGGCCCTGGCACCCAAGGAGCGCCACGCATCTTTGTACACTGTACAAGCTGCCGTGGCCGAGGCAGTAATGCGCTTCAATGCAGGCAGCGAGAGAACAtctaaaataattttgagagaactTGGTCTCAATACTAGTGCAAAAGCCAGtaaaaggatgacggaaaaagaTGAGCGTCGGGAACACAAGTCTGCCCGGAAACATGCTGCGGCTGAAAATGTCCAAGGTGCTTTCAAGAAGCGGCACTTGGACAATGGAAAGCAAAGGGACTACATCCCTGGGGGCTTCTAG